A segment of the Staphylococcus ratti genome:
GAAGGGATGAGTGCAACAGTCGGAACAGCAAACAAAATTACGACAGCTTTATCTGATGCCAATATTAACCTTAAAATGATTAACCAAGGTTCATCTGAAATCTCGATGATGTTCGGCATTTCAAATCAAGATGCCGAGCTAGCCGTAAAAGCATGTTACGAAAAGTGTTATTCATAAGACAAAGCATCGATAGAAAAAAGTTTATATACGAAATCGGACTAGTAAAGGCGTTTTGGAACCTACTAGTCCGATTTTAATTTTGATGAAATGCTTATCCAAAAACATCAAAATAAATACGAAAATGTCGTGCTAGAATTTAACCTTTTACGCACGTGCTTCTATTTCACCTCTACTATTTCTCCATCCGTTATTCTAAATGTTTTATCATAAAATTTATCATCTATGTTTTCATCATGTGTAATTTCAATAACTGTTTCGATATTTTTGTGAATCATTTCTCTTATAAAAGTAGCATTTTCGATATCAAGTCCTGCAGAAAATTCATCTAGCAAAACGAATTCTGGATTTCTAATCATAATACGAGCCAGTGCTACTCTCATCTTCTGTCCTCCTGATAAATGTTCTCCATTAACACCGACGTTATAATCCAATCCTTGAGTCTGAACCAGTTCGTTTAACTTACATTGTTCGATAACTTTATTGAGCTTGTCTTCATCAAATGCTTCCCCTAAAGTAATATTGAACAATAAGGAGTCATTAAAAATAAAAGGAGTCTGTTCAAAATAATGAATATGTTGCATCATATCAAAGAAACTAATTTGTTGCGCATCGGCGTTATCGAATAATAGTTGGCCTTGATGTGGTTTTTCCAATAACAATAGCAATTTGAAAAAAGTAGATTTGCCACTCCCTGAAGAACCTTTTAATACGATATGTTCACCCTTATTAATTGTTAAATGAACATCATTAAAGATAACACGATCTCCATATCGATGAGAAACATGAAGAAATTTTACTGGGAGTATATGGTTCACCGTATTCGAACTATTTTTAATTCCATCCTGATCATTAGTTAAAGATGTAATAAAATTATTGTATTTATGAACGATAGTGTTGGAAGATCTTAGTTTATTGTAGTGGTCTATTGCATTAACAGCAGGTATTACAATTCTATCACTGGCTAAATATACTGCCATCAATGCAGCTAAAGAAAGGTTACCTTCAATTACAAAAAGACCACCAATAAATAAAGGTACAAATGCACTTATGCCTGATAATAGATTTGTTAACCAATTGGATTGAAAAAGGGTTTTCTGCATTTCATAGTTACTATCTTCTACTCGATTTAAACCATTAGTCAAACTTGATTGAAAAAAAGGCTGTTTGCTGAACACTCTTATTGTTGTAAGCGCGCTAAAATATTCATTGAGGCGATTAACAAATTGAGAGGACGTATGAGACCATTGGTCTGTAGTAAGTTTTATTTTGTTTTTATATATTTTAGGTGTAATTATAGGAATAATTGAAAATGCTATGAATAATAAGCCAAGTTTATAATCTATAACTAGAACATAGGTCGCGGAAACAATAGAAAAAGTTACACAATAAATAAATAAAAATAAAGATTTAATGTAGTTTGTCTCAAGAAATTTGAAATCATTCACGATAAAGCTTAGTAAATCCGCACGCATTGTAGAATTATTACCAGTGAAGTATTTTTGGATGACTTGGCCTTTATATGTATTGTTAAAATCCTTAATAAACTTCTGCTGATATAAATTCCATAAATATAAGGCTGTTCGAATAATACAATAACCAACAATACCGAAGATAAAGTAATTGATTAGAGAAGAAAAACTTTTAATCTCAACGGAATGAATAATACCGGCGACTAAGGTAGGTATTATCAGACCATCCAACGCAGTCAAAAACATAAAGATGTAAATTAAATATAGACTAGGATTTAGTAAATTAATTTTCATTTTAATCACCTATAAAACAAAGTGATAAAAGTTTTCGTCGCTTTTATCACTTCTTTGTCATTAATCAGATTGTATTTTTAATTAGATGGATCTGGCCCATTACATGATGATGCTCCACATGATGTACAACTTGCTTCCAAGTATTCAAAATTTTCTTTTTTAAGTTCAAGTCGTTGTAAATTTAAAAGTCTTAATATATATAATACCTCCCACACTTTATATTTCACTACAAATTTATTATAGCATATATTCTGTTTAATAGACAGAAAATTCAAACAAACTTTACCTATATCGTTCATACGTGTTTTAAATCCTACAACAACACTGAATTCAAAGATTTTCTAGCTCATTATTTTCAAACAAAAAATTATGAAGTGTTTTGTCAAAAAAATTACATATTTTATTAAATTTCATTATTGTAATAATCATTTGATGGCATTATAATATAAATTAAATTTAGGATAAAAGGAGAAAGCAATGAAGACTAAACACAAAAAATTATTGATTACACCTATACTTGCATTTTGCACTTTTACATTCCCTTTTCACACAAGTCATGCTGAAGAGAAATTGAGTGAGCACCCACAAGAATGGATGAGTAAAGTTGATAGTAGTAAACACCTATCGCAACTTAACATCCCCGGTACACACGACAGTGGTAGTTTTACTTTAGAAGACCCTGTTAAGGCAGTATGGGGCAAAACACAACATTTAGATTATACGAATCAAATGAATCAAGGCGTTCGCTTCTTTGATATTCGCGGACGTGCCACAAGTAACCAATCGATTGGTATTCATCACGATTTAATTTATTTACACCATCAAATGGGTAAATTTTTAAATGACGCGCATCAATTTTTACAAGAACACCCAAATGAAACCATCATTATGTCGATTAAAAAAGATTATGGAAATGCACCTGATGCTACAAATCCATTCGAACAAATATTTAGAGAAAATTATTTTGACAGTGCACAATTCGGTGATTATTTTTACAAAGGAGACAAAGCGAATCCTACACTAGCGGATACAAAAGGTAAAATTGTTGTATTTAACAGAATGGGCAATACATCTACAAGTGCAGGCTATGGTACACAAGCTGGTGGCATTCAGTGGCCAGATAATAAAACTTTTGATACGACCATCCAACCAGGTAATTTAAATCTCCACGTTCAAGATGAATATAAAGATTACTATGATGCTAAGAAAACAGCAGTTATAAATTTGATAAACAAAGCTAAAGAAGATACTTCTGAACAATCCATCTATATTAACTTCTTAAGTGTTTCTTCAGGAGGCACAGCATTCAATAGTCCATATGCTTATGCTTCTTATATGAATCCTGATATTGCAAAATATATTAAAGAACAACAACCGAGTCGCGTAGGTTGGATTATTACTGACTTTAGCGGATACAAATGGTCTGGTTACGATGATATTAATGAGCAAGTCATCGATAGCAACAAATAAATCGACACTTTATAAAAGCTATAGTGTTCAACAAAAAGAGCCTAAACAATGTCCTATTGTTTAAGCTCTTTTTACATCTGCCAATTAACCCCCCTGAACATATCGCCGTTTGATTTTTATAAAAAAGCGCAACGTTCTCCTTTTACTTTGAGTTACGAAACTAACTTTAAAAGTGAAACGCTACGCTTATATATATATCAACATATGTCTATACTACTTGAGTTGAAAATCACAGTTTTTTATTTACTTTGAACTTCTTTCTTGGATGACTTTTCTCAGGCGTTCTTCTCCGACTACCGTTTTTAACGTTACAAACTGAAAATAACTCATTCGATCGATAAGGTGTCTAAAATGTCTAATTTGTTTTTCATTGATTGCCTCGTATAAATGAAACATTAAGATGATTTCAGGCTTAATGAAATCCACTTTCCATTTTAAGGAATGATAATAAATATGCTTTTCAGGAATACGAATTTGATCATCTAAACGAAAAATCCACTGATCTTCGTCAACATCATAAATTCTAATTTTTAAGACACAATCCTCGTTATTTTTAACAGCTATAAAATAAATTTGCTTAATTTCAATGTCTTTTTCAGGAATACGCTTTCCATTTTCATCTATTCCTTCAATTTTGTATGTCTCAGGAATGGCATCAAGAACAGTTAGTAAATGTTGACGTTTTACACTTCTAGCAATTTTTTTAGAAATTTCAAGCTGATCATTCAAAAACAATTCAGTGGCTACATCTCCGTAAAATTTAAAATATTCCGGAACGCGCGCCATCAAGATATCCATTAATGCTCTTGTCGTATGTTGAGGTGTATTGCTCATCTTCATGCCCTCCTTTCTGGAAACCGCTTACATCACATAGGTCATTATATTAAAAATATGCATAATAAGCAATGTATTATGATTTGTTAACTTGGATTTTCACCAATAATTATATTTTGAAATAACGCTAACTCTGGGTTTATATATGTCATTCTCAAGAGTTAACTTAAATATTATAACGTATACGTAACGACAAGGTGAACTCAAGCGCCTTTTCAATTCTATATACGTCTATATATTTAGTCATCAATATATTCAAAAAATAGAAATTTAGGAAATTACAAATGTAGCGTTTAAAGTATTACTCAAGGAAACATTCAAAAGTAAAATTCGAAGCACTATTTCATTCAAATTGCATCCTTTTTTATCTTACCTTATCCTTGTCAATAATATTATAAATTAGTACAGTTAAAATGATGATTGATTCTTTTAAGCTATATTATAATTTTTTTCGATTTTTTTGCTTCTTTCCAAGAGTATTCCATTGAAAAGTATAAAATTTTTAATATAATATAGTATAGGTTCTCAAAAAAGATTAGAAAAGGAGTGAAATAATGAATAAACAATATGGTTTAGATATTAATAAGATTTTTTTCTATGAATCACACCGAAAAAAAATAATAAGCGAACTAAAAAAACGACATAACTTAAAATTAAACGACATTTTGTTCTTACATCACTTGAAATCTACAGATAGCCGTCGTATTTCGTTACATAAAGTCAAACAATCAATTGACTTTAGCCTTATGGAAATACATAAATCACTCACAGCATTAACTGAAAACGGTATCATTGGTAAAGAACGCTCTACTGAGGACGAACGCAAAGTATTCATCACAATCAATGATGCTCAAGAAAAGAAAATGACAGAAGTGCTCGATAACTTCGAAATTTTAATTAAAGATACGACTCAATCTTAAAAATGTAATTTATAATTTAATATCAGCTCCAGAGTAAGACTATCCCAATAGTGTTTTGTGATGATTGTCTTGCTCTTTTTTTATCTCCTATATTCTACAAATTAAAAATACTCTCTCCACCTTATCATTTAATACTGAAAATTGTTGTTAATTTTTAATAAATATTTTTTAAATTATCTAAATCTAGGGTATGATAACTTATAACATTAGCTATATCATGTTAACTTAAAACCTCATTATTATCAAAAGTTAAAAGGAGGCGATACAGTCTATGCAATTTATTTATATACTTTGTGCTATCCTCATCATTACCTTAATCGCGATAGCACTATATCACGTCCAATTAAGAAGACAGCTAGACTATACACGTTATGCCAATAAACGTTTAGAAATGAAGTTGCGCTACGAAAAACAAAAATCTAAAATGAACGAAATCCCTACTGTTAAGTCGATACGCCCGCCTCATAACGAAGCTCGACGTGTCAAACAGTCAATAATCCAAACGATTAATTGTTTAAAAGATGCCCGATTTATCACAAATTATAAAATTTTATCAGTGAATCAAATCGCTAAAAAAAATAAATATTACTCTATGTTAGCACCTATAGATTTTGTAGTTATCACTAATATAGGACTTATTTTAATTAAATCACTTCATTTTGATACTAAAACTTTTGTGCATTACACTGGAAAATTAGAGGATTCTAAGTCATTCTCAGAACGCTTTGCACATCAAATCAGCGCAAACTATCATCAACAATTCCATGAATCCCCTAATGTTCCTTACACTTTTAGCGAAGTTATTGAAACAGATAAGGTGACTTATCAATTTTACAAATACGATCCTTTAATGATTGTTGAAAAAGTGCAACAACGTCTCTCACAACAAATTGAAATGCAGCTTAAAACTCCAATTACAATTGAGTCTGCTATTTTTAATATGAGTTCAGAAATACAGCGTAGCAAACAACTCAATCATACAAATGTTGCTTTCATTGAAAATGAACATGAATTAACAACATTTATAAAGCAATTTTCAAGAACATCTCATTCACTTTTAGATGAGGCAACAATGAATCAATTAGTAGTCTTATTTACACAAAAGCACTAACCCATTTAACAACATGGGTTAGTGCTTTTATCTATCTTTGCCAAATATTCTTTTGTTGTTTTTGAGCTTCTTTTTGTGCTTGTTCTATACGAATTTGATATTTATCGTTTGGACGATAAAATTTTGCTCGTGCAAGCCCTTCTTTAACAATTTTTTCATTATACAATTCATCGCCTAGCCAAACATAGGCCAATGTTCGTCCATATCGATCCTTTTCTTCTCTATCATACTCTAATCGAACTTTTTGATTCGTTAAATGGCGTTTAGTAAAATTGGAAGCTTCTTTCCCGTAAGGTTGCACCGGTGTATTCGGCTTTACAGTTTCAGGTGTATCCACCCCAATTAGCCTTACTCTCATGTTCTGTCCTTGTTTATCAACGATAATGGTATCTCCATCAATCACTCTTAAGACTTTGTATGTCTGTGCATCAGTATTGCCAAAACCTGAGGATTTAAATGGACCGCTTCCCGTCATAAATTGTATAGATAAGACGATAATTGCGACAACCGCAACCATCAATCCTGCAGTCACTTTTTTCATATGTCCACCCTTTTCTTATAGTCTTATTCATCATAAAGAATTTAATGATTCCGGTCAATATTCCAAAAATCATTTTTCACACCGAAACATGTTCAATTTATAAGGCAAAATGATATAATCAATTCATATAGGAGTGAAATGATATGAATATGTTGCGTGAAAATAGTCTTTCTATAATAATTATTATTTTTGCGATTGCGCTAGGATTCTTTTTGCAACACTTTTTTAATTTACCTTTAATCGCCGGTGCATTTATCGGTGTATTATTAGGTGTATTAGGTGGTTTCATTATCCAATTAATAAAAGGGAAACAACAGTCCCATCCTCGTGACGCTAACAAAAAAAATAAATGATTTAGAGAATATCTACGCATATTAGCGGTGAAAAAAGCTTAAGATTCAAACTTTCTTCACCGCTAATTTTATATAAAATGTATAAACATCATAAACCGTATGACCGCATGGTTTCATTTCTATAGTTAATACGTTATTAGTTTATTTTATTCCGGATTTCTTTAGGGATATCATTTTCTTGAACCTTTTTCGTCTCTACAATAACACCTTTATTGTCTGTATAAACCACTTTAACGAAATCTCCACTTTTAAATTCCTTGTTGTTATCTGTATTTCCAAAATCATGTTGATCATCTTCTGAATATATAGTTGTTAATTTGCGTTTTTCATCTACTTTACCGTAATAAACTTCCTCCGCATTTAAATTAGTTGCTGAACCTATTAAATACACAATTCCAATCAATGCAATAACGCTAAAACCGCCGATAATAAATTTCAATTTACCCATCTTCATCTCTCCTTTCTATGAAACTTAATCATATAATATATTTTATCAATTTTAATCAGTCAGAAGTTATGAATGAAACTACAACTCTAATCCTATTGTATTATTTAATTTAATATGAGAAAATTTCTATTTTTACCATTGTACATAGACTTGACATATCGCATTGAATACTCACAGAAGAAAACTATTAATATAAGCAGTTTATACGCACATTAGAGTTTGAAAGGATATAACTTGTTCTTCACTAAAAAAAGAGACCAAATAAAATAAATTTAGTTGGTCTCCTTTAGTAAATATATTATTGTTTACGTATCTTTTACTGCGCTAATTTTTCTTTTAATTTTTCAGCGAATGCGTTATCGAATAACTTACCTATTAAAATATTCCCTTTACCTTCTATCATTGATTTTCCAATGTGAATTCCAATTATTTCATTATTGTCATCAAAAATAGGTGATCCTGAATTACCTACTTCAGTATAACCAAAATATTTTAAAGCGCCCTGTGTGGAATGCACTTCAATTCTTTGTTTATACATTGTATGCTGCACTGTATTATAAGGAAAACCTACCAAATGAAGAACTTGATTTTGACCAACTGCATCACCATTCCCGAAGGTAAGAGGTTTTACAACATCACCAACTTCTTTACCTTCTTTATTTGGTTTTAATGTAACTATAGCTAAATCTGTACCTTGGCCAAAAGGAGCTTCCTCAATAGATTTTGCTTCAAATTCTCCAAATGGATTTTTTACATTTCCTTGATCATCTTTTGTTTGTCCTGGTCTGAAAATAATTTTAGATGGATCATTTTCAGCTTGTCTAGCAATATGATAATTAGTAATTATTTTATTTTTGCCAACTACTGAAGCAGTTGCAAGCGTTTTACCTTTAACAAAAATAGAACCCACAGACTGATAAGGTGATTGTGTAGTATCTTGAACTTTACTAAAATATCCCTCAGGAAGAAGTAATGAGTTGTTTTTATAATATTTATTCCATTTTTCTTGATGTTCTTCTTTAGAAAGTTCACTAGCAAAAACATTCTGTTTAATTGGTGTATCAAAAGCTTGTAAAGACATAGGGGCTACAGTAGCAAGAGTTAAAATCATGACACTTTTTTAAGTATATTAGAGTTCATATTATTTTCTCCTCATATCATATTTTTTAATATATACTATCCCTATTCATTTCGAAACTTACCCTTTAAAAATTATTATGCCATTCAATAAACGTTTAATAGCTTTAAAATGAATTCATGTTTAAAACATATATTCATATTATACTCATTTACATTGTAATACCATTAAATAAAGATTAATTTAGGTTAATTAATTCTTAAATGATATTTTATTGAAAAACACAACAATATTATAATGAGAAAAAATGAATTTATTATTATCAATATCACAGCTAATAATAAACATAGAAGTTACTATTGTTAATACTTATATGCGTACCTAAAACAACGTGTTAAAGAAATTTACATTTGTCATTAGGATGACAAAATCACATAGATCTGTACCATTTAATTAGTAAAACTTTCAATTATTTCATAAGCTCATTCAATTTTGCGCACTAATGTTTGCAGCTATCCGAACGCCAATGCATTCATTTACGCATGTAAAATCATTTTCCGAAGGCTTAATTGTGCTAACTCTATTTATGCTTAAAGTCTTAATATTTTTCATTATATTTAAATTAGCGTTTAGTGTAGCGACCTATATTGCTAATAAATCACTGAAGAAGCACCAATAATAACTTGAAAAAATAGGACTATCCACTGTGGATAGTCCTCCTAATTGCACTTATGATATTTCATTTGAAATTATAAATTAATTATAACATACTTGCGACATTTTATGTTCAAATAATGCTTAATAAATATCCACACTATATAACGCTGTGTTGAGATGTGTTTTATACTTTCATTCTCTCTCCTTAAATCCCTTTCAAATATACATAGGCTTATTCGCTATAAATCCCAAATAATGATTTTCTATCCTGTTCCTTAAAATCCTAATTTATGCTTAAGTCATATGTTTAGGGTAATATACGTAGTAAGGAGGTGAAATTTGTGTCAAATACATCCGATAAAATACTTGCTTCATTGTGTTATTTTAGCGTGTTTTTTGCACCAATATTACTTCCACTTATCGTTTGGATAGTTGCCAAACCACCTGTATCTAAACATGCTAAAAGATCACTTATGTATCATATTCTCCCATGGGTATTATTTGTACTAGGTACTTTATTAATTAGCTTAAGTCAAGGTGCCTCAACGTTATATTTTATTTTAACTACCGTTATATTCTTGGGTGCTTTATTCTTTGTCATTTATAACCTTTATTGCGGTGTTAAAGTGCTAGTAGCCCATGAATTATAATAGATAGCCCTACTTTGGGGCTATTTTTATTTGTTAATGAACTATTATTACTATTTTCACGAATTCTATTAATGTATTATTATCTAGCAAAGCTAACACCTACAACGAATTGTCTATAAAAGTAAAAATACATATTTTTACTTTTTACTCCTTTTTGTCCCAAATAGCTAAATATTTTAATACTAAGTGCAAATATAATTCATACAAAACCCCTTGTAGCGTAATGCTCCAAGGGGTTCCGCAATTAATATTGCTTCATATATTGGTCAACTTCCCATTCGCTCACTTGCGTACGGTAGTAATCCCATTCGATTGTTTTTGAATTTATAAACTGGTTGTAAATGTGTTCGCCTAATGCTTTTTTTATTGTATCGTTTTCACGCATTGCTTTTAATGCTGTGTATAATGTTGAAGGTAAATCTTCAATACCTACAGCTTCACGCTCTTCACGGTTCATTTCATATATGTTTTGGTTTACTGGTTCAGGTGCTTCTAATTGGTTTTTAATTCCGTCTAAACCAGCTTGTAAAATAGCTGCTAAAGCCATATAAGGGTTTGCTGCTGGGTCAACTGAACGTACTTCTACGCGTGTAGATAAGCCACGTGAAGTTGGAACACGTAGTAATGGTGAACGGTTTTTACCACTCCAAGCGATGTAACTTGGTGCTTCATAACCAGGCACTAGTCGCTTATATGAGTTTACTAATGGGTTACAAACGGCTGTGTAACCACGTGCGTTTTTCATAATCCCTGCGATAAAATGGTAAGCATCCTTTGATAATTGCATTTTGCCATTTTCGTCATAGAAAGCATTTTCTTTGCCTTTAAATAATGATACGTTGAAGTGCATTCCGCTTCCGTTAACACCAAATAATGGTTTCGGCATAAACGTTGCATGCAAGTTGTGTTGACGTGCAATCGTTTTAACGACTAATTTAAATGTTTGAATGTTATCACAAGCTGTTATTGCATCTGCATATTTAAAGTCGATTTCATGTTGGCCTGGTGCCACTTCATGGTGACTTGCTTCAATATCAAAGCCCATATCTTCTAATTCTAATACGATGTCACGGCGACAATTTTCTCCTAAATCTGTTGGCGCTAGGTCGAAATAACCGCCGTGGTCGTTTAATTCCATTGTTGGTTCGCCTTTTTCGTCTAACTTAAACAAGAAAAATTCTGGCTCTGGTCCAAGATTAAAATCAGTAAATCCTAATTCTTCCATGTCTTTAAGCACACGTTTCAAATTGCTACGTGGGTCACCTGTAAATGGTTCACCTTCTGTAGTATAAACATCACAAATTAAACGTGCCACTTTACCTTGACCAGCAGTCCATGGGAATATTACCCAAGTATTTAAGTCTGGTCTTAAGTACATGTCAGATTCTTCAATACGTACGAAACCTTCGATAGATGATCCATCAAACATCATTTCGTTATCGAGTACTTTTTCTAACTGACTTACTGG
Coding sequences within it:
- the glnA gene encoding type I glutamate--ammonia ligase, translated to MPKQNFKKDDIRRFAEEENVRYIRLQFSDILGTIKNVEVPVSQLEKVLDNEMMFDGSSIEGFVRIEESDMYLRPDLNTWVIFPWTAGQGKVARLICDVYTTEGEPFTGDPRSNLKRVLKDMEELGFTDFNLGPEPEFFLFKLDEKGEPTMELNDHGGYFDLAPTDLGENCRRDIVLELEDMGFDIEASHHEVAPGQHEIDFKYADAITACDNIQTFKLVVKTIARQHNLHATFMPKPLFGVNGSGMHFNVSLFKGKENAFYDENGKMQLSKDAYHFIAGIMKNARGYTAVCNPLVNSYKRLVPGYEAPSYIAWSGKNRSPLLRVPTSRGLSTRVEVRSVDPAANPYMALAAILQAGLDGIKNQLEAPEPVNQNIYEMNREEREAVGIEDLPSTLYTALKAMRENDTIKKALGEHIYNQFINSKTIEWDYYRTQVSEWEVDQYMKQY
- the nucI gene encoding thermonuclease NucI, producing MKKVTAGLMVAVVAIIVLSIQFMTGSGPFKSSGFGNTDAQTYKVLRVIDGDTIIVDKQGQNMRVRLIGVDTPETVKPNTPVQPYGKEASNFTKRHLTNQKVRLEYDREEKDRYGRTLAYVWLGDELYNEKIVKEGLARAKFYRPNDKYQIRIEQAQKEAQKQQKNIWQR
- a CDS encoding transcriptional regulator, SarA/Rot family; protein product: MNKQYGLDINKIFFYESHRKKIISELKKRHNLKLNDILFLHHLKSTDSRRISLHKVKQSIDFSLMEIHKSLTALTENGIIGKERSTEDERKVFITINDAQEKKMTEVLDNFEILIKDTTQS
- a CDS encoding DUF4870 domain-containing protein, translating into MSNTSDKILASLCYFSVFFAPILLPLIVWIVAKPPVSKHAKRSLMYHILPWVLFVLGTLLISLSQGASTLYFILTTVIFLGALFFVIYNLYCGVKVLVAHEL
- a CDS encoding phosphatidylinositol-specific phospholipase C, producing MKTKHKKLLITPILAFCTFTFPFHTSHAEEKLSEHPQEWMSKVDSSKHLSQLNIPGTHDSGSFTLEDPVKAVWGKTQHLDYTNQMNQGVRFFDIRGRATSNQSIGIHHDLIYLHHQMGKFLNDAHQFLQEHPNETIIMSIKKDYGNAPDATNPFEQIFRENYFDSAQFGDYFYKGDKANPTLADTKGKIVVFNRMGNTSTSAGYGTQAGGIQWPDNKTFDTTIQPGNLNLHVQDEYKDYYDAKKTAVINLINKAKEDTSEQSIYINFLSVSSGGTAFNSPYAYASYMNPDIAKYIKEQQPSRVGWIITDFSGYKWSGYDDINEQVIDSNK
- a CDS encoding ATP-binding cassette domain-containing protein; the protein is MKINLLNPSLYLIYIFMFLTALDGLIIPTLVAGIIHSVEIKSFSSLINYFIFGIVGYCIIRTALYLWNLYQQKFIKDFNNTYKGQVIQKYFTGNNSTMRADLLSFIVNDFKFLETNYIKSLFLFIYCVTFSIVSATYVLVIDYKLGLLFIAFSIIPIITPKIYKNKIKLTTDQWSHTSSQFVNRLNEYFSALTTIRVFSKQPFFQSSLTNGLNRVEDSNYEMQKTLFQSNWLTNLLSGISAFVPLFIGGLFVIEGNLSLAALMAVYLASDRIVIPAVNAIDHYNKLRSSNTIVHKYNNFITSLTNDQDGIKNSSNTVNHILPVKFLHVSHRYGDRVIFNDVHLTINKGEHIVLKGSSGSGKSTFFKLLLLLEKPHQGQLLFDNADAQQISFFDMMQHIHYFEQTPFIFNDSLLFNITLGEAFDEDKLNKVIEQCKLNELVQTQGLDYNVGVNGEHLSGGQKMRVALARIMIRNPEFVLLDEFSAGLDIENATFIREMIHKNIETVIEITHDENIDDKFYDKTFRITDGEIVEVK
- a CDS encoding trypsin-like serine peptidase; translated protein: MSLQAFDTPIKQNVFASELSKEEHQEKWNKYYKNNSLLLPEGYFSKVQDTTQSPYQSVGSIFVKGKTLATASVVGKNKIITNYHIARQAENDPSKIIFRPGQTKDDQGNVKNPFGEFEAKSIEEAPFGQGTDLAIVTLKPNKEGKEVGDVVKPLTFGNGDAVGQNQVLHLVGFPYNTVQHTMYKQRIEVHSTQGALKYFGYTEVGNSGSPIFDDNNEIIGIHIGKSMIEGKGNILIGKLFDNAFAEKLKEKLAQ